One segment of Brassica napus cultivar Da-Ae chromosome C3, Da-Ae, whole genome shotgun sequence DNA contains the following:
- the LOC106407627 gene encoding F-box/LRR-repeat protein At2g29930, translating to MSAQKVSMRSRDLISSMPDEVLGKILSLLPTRLAASTAVLSKRWRNLLSLVDTLDFSDEIGNPEGFSGFVDTTLALLSNSHSIVKSFSLSCKHENSRVDSWIRTVLESGFLELHLKIVSMQSIESQLFTSNTLVQLTLYGGFCFDGTLTPPRGGVFFPNLKTLNLVSVWFWDDNMFEFLISGCPLLDVLLLHYGASDGLGLSSSIGVSNPSLKRLTVSYHFLSPDVELFRTPSLVYLDYSGYATRQYRVDFSSLVEARLDLRSCREEPVVVVKEDGEVDVIEYNNDDGSAFGEDDDDIEDIEAILDLESSDEQVSDEDDNDSGSGEDDDDDVPDVTDLVAGISNVKTLRLSSDSLEVFHLYCKSMPVFQNLVTLSFESDKERGWQVLPLLLNNSPNLETLAIKGLVHKVTDRCGDACVCIAKKRMKKMEEEEICCLSACQVKVLNISGYGGTRRELKQMRHFLGNLKSLVTVKVGVKAKNHEEDDNFNNNYQRITSALTKLPIASSSNCQVYFF from the exons ATGTCTGCTCAAAAGGTCTCTATGCGTTCAAGAGATTTAATCAGCAGTATGCCAGATGAGGTTCTCGGCAAAATCCTGTCGTTGCTTCCGACAAGACTTGCTGCTTCCACAGCGGTTCTGTCCAAAAGGTGGAGGAACCTGCTTTCTCTTGTAGACACCCTTGATTTCAGTGACGAGATTGGTAACCCTGAAGGCTTCTCTGGTTTTGTGGACACAACACTTGCTCTCCTAAGCAACTCTCACTCAATCGTAAAATCATTCTCTCTGAgctgtaaacatgaaaattctcGAGTGGACAGTTGGATCCGCACCGTCCTCGAGAGCGGCTTCTTGGAACTTCACTTGAAAATCGTATCTATGCAGAGTATAGAATCTCAGCTCTTCACGAGTAACACACTCGTCCAGCTTACTTTATACGGTGGGTTTTGTTTCGATGGCACTCTCACTCCTCCTCGGGGTGGCGTCTTCTTCCCAAACCTCAAAACACTTAATCTCGTTTCTGTTTGGTTTTGGGATGATAATATGTTTGAGTTTCTCATCTCTGGCTGCCCCTTGCTTGATGTACTGTTGCTACATTATGGTGCTTCTGATGGGCTGGGCTTGAGTTCTTCCATTGGTGTCTCCAATCCTTCCCTTAAGAGGCTTACCGTCTCTTACCATTTTCTTTCTCCCGATGTTGAATTGTTTCGGACACCCAGTCTTGTCTACCTTGACTATTCTGGTTACGCCACGAGACAGTATCGTGTTGATTTTAGCTCGCTTGTTGAAGCTAGGCTGGATCTTAGATCATGCCGAGAGGAGCCAGTTGTAGTTGTCAAGGAGGATGGTGAGGTTGatgttatagaatataataaTGATGATGGTAGTGCTTttggtgaagatgatgatgatatagAGGATATTGAAGCTATACTGGATCTTGAATCATCTGATGAGCAAGTTTCAGATGAGGATGACAATGATAGTGGTAGtggtgaggatgatgatgatgatgttcctGATGTTACGGATCTGGTTGCAGGGATAAGCAATGTTAAAACCCTTCGCTTGTCTTCGGATTCTCTTGAG GTGTTTCACTTATACTGCAAATCAATGCCGGTTTTTCAAAACCTCGTTACCTTATCATTTGAGAGTGACAAAGAAAGAGGCTGGCAAGTGTTGCCACTTCTCCTCAACAACTCTCCAAACCTGGAAACCTTAGCCATCAAG GGTCTTGTGCACAAAGTCACAGATAGATGCGGGGACGCTTGTGTTTGCATTGCTAAgaaaaggatgaagaagatggaggaggAGGAAATATGCTGTTTATCAGCATGTCAAGTTAAGGTTCTAAACATTTCAGGGTATGGAGGAACTCGTAGAGAGCTGAAACAGATGAGGCATTTCTTGGGAAATTTGAAAAGTCTTGTAACCGTCAAGGTTGGTGTCAAAGCTAAGAATCACGAAGAAGACGACAATTTTAACAATAACTACCAGAGAATCACCAGTGCTCTTACTAAGCTtcccatagcttcttcatcaaacTGTCAAGTTTATTTCTTCTGA
- the LOC106410892 gene encoding UDP-glycosyltransferase 71D1: MGITELIFIPTPTVGHLVPFLEFARRLIDQDDRIRVTVILMKLQGQSHLDSYVKSIGSSQPFVRFIDVPELVDKPSFGSFQSVEAFVYDFIDRNIPLVRDIVMGILSSPGVSVKGIVADFFCLPMIDVTKDATLPFYVFLTTNSGFLAMMQYLADRHSKDTSVFVRDSGEMLSIPGFVNPVPANVLPSALFIEDGYDAYVKLAILFSKAKGILVNSSFDLEPTSVNHFLNEQDYPSVYAVGPIFNPKAQPHPDQDMARRDELMKWLDGQPEGSVVFLCFGSMGRLRGDQVKEIAGGLELCQCRFLWSLRTEEVENEDPLPEGFLDRVRGRGVICGWSPQVELLAHKAVGSFVSHCGWNSIVESLWFGVPTVTWPMYAEQQLNAFMMVKELKLAVEMKLDYRVLVDELVSANEIERAIRCVMMNKDDNLVRKRVIDVSQMVRKATLNGGSSYTATAKFIQDVAGIKP; this comes from the coding sequence ATGGGGATTACAGAGCTCATCTTCATCCCAACACCGACTGTTGGTCATCTTGTTCCTTTCCTTGAGTTTGCTAGGCGTCTCATTGACCAGGATGATAGGATCCGTGTCACCGTCATCCTGATGAAGCTACAAGGTCAGTCTCATCTGGATTCCTATGTTAAGTCAATTGGCTCGTCTCAGCCCTTTGTTAGATTCATTGATGTCCCTGAGTTGGTAGATAAACCATCATTTGGTAGTTTTCAGTCTGTGGAAGCCTTTGTGTACGATTTCATTGACAGAAACATCCCTCTTGTGAGAGATATAGTCATGGGTATCTTATCTTCTCCTGGAGTCTCGGTGAAAGGGATTGTTGCTGATTTCTTCTGTCTCCCCATGATTGACGTTACAAAAGATGCAACTCTTCCTTTTTATGTCTTCTTGACTACAAACTCCGGGTTCCTAGCTATGATGCAGTATCTAGCAGATCGACATAGTAAAGACACATCGGTTTTCGTAAGAGATTCTGGAGAAATGTTGTCGATTCCTGGGTTTGTAAACCCTGTCCCAGCCAACGTTCTACCCTCAGCTCTGTTTATTGAAGATGGTTATGATGCCTATGTTAAGCTTGCAATCTTGTTTAGCAAGGCCAAGGGGATCCTAGTGAATAGCTCCTTTGATCTTGAGCCTACCTCTGTGAACCATTTTCTTAATGAACAGGACTACCCTTCTGTTTATGCCGTTGGCCCCATATTTAACCCCAAGGCCCAGCCTCATCCAGATCAGGACATGGCCCGTCGTGACGAGTTGATGAAATGGCTTGATGGCCAGCCCGAGGGGTCAGTTGTGTTTCTTTGTTTTGGGAGTATGGGCAGGCTAAGAGGTGATCAAGTGAAGGAGATAGCAGGTGGACTTGAGCTTTGTCAGTGCAGATTCCTCTGGTCACTCCGCACTGAAGAGGTGGAAAATGAAGATCCTTTGCCCGAGGGATTCCTTGACCGTGTCAGGGGACGAGGAGTGATATGTGGTTGGTCTCCTCAGGTGGAATTACTAGCCCACAAGGCAGTGGGAAGTTTTGTTTCTCACTGTGGATGGAACTCAATAGTAGAGAGTTTATGGTTTGGTGTGCCAACTGTGACATGGCCCATGTATGCAGAGCAACAGCTCAATGCGTTTATGATGGTGAAGGAGCTGAAGCTCGCGGTGGAGATGAAGCTTGATTACAGGGTACTTGTTGATGAGCTTGTAAGTGCAAACGAGATAGAGAGAGCGATTCGGTGTGTGATGATGAACAAGGATGATAATTTGGTGAGGAAGAGAGTGATAGATGTCTCTCAGATGGTGCGGAAAGCTACCTTGAATGGTGGATCTTCGTATACGGCTACTGCCAAATTTATACAGGACGTGGCAGGAATCAAGCCTTAG
- the LOC106410894 gene encoding pleckstrin homology domain-containing protein 1-like, which yields MENLWRIATGQDPNRQDYEGIEFWSNPERSGWLTKQGDYIKTWRRRWFVLKRGKLLWFKDQSSALTRGSIPRGVISVGDCLTVKGAEDVVNKPFAFEISSGNITMFFIADNEKEKEEWINSIGRSIVQHSRSVTDSEVLDYDQRR from the coding sequence atGGAGAATCTCTGGCGAATCGCTACAGGCCAGGACCCGAACCGGCAAGATTACGAAGGAATAGAGTTCTGGTCGAACCCGGAGCGATCGGGGTGGCTCACAAAGCAAGGCGATTACATCAAGACCTGGCGCAGACGGTGGTTCGTGCTCAAGCGAGGGAAGCTCCTGTGGTTCAAGGATCAATCCTCCGCCTTAACCCGCGGATCTATCCCTCGTGGGGTGATCTCGGTGGGAGATTGTCTCACCGTGAAAGGAGCTGAGGACGTGGTGAACAAGCCTTTCGCCTTCGAGATTTCGAGCGGGAACATCACCATGTTCTTCATAGCTGATAAcgagaaggagaaggaagagTGGATCAACTCTATTGGAAGGTCCATCGTGCAGCACTCGAGATCGGTTACTGATTCTGAAGTCCTTGATTATGATCAAAGGCGGTGA